In a single window of the bacterium genome:
- a CDS encoding lycopene cyclase domain-containing protein, which produces MSYSDIAVQTLLLTVSFDLFIVRTQLLTKLIFWASYSIILPMQLITNWWLTSRYIVIYDPNTIIGRRLAGAPIEDLVFGFSLILAIMSMWVYVGRHINRK; this is translated from the coding sequence ATGAGTTATAGCGATATCGCTGTACAAACTTTGTTGCTGACAGTTTCGTTTGATCTCTTTATAGTGCGAACACAGCTGCTCACAAAATTAATCTTTTGGGCGTCTTATTCAATTATTCTGCCTATGCAACTGATTACGAATTGGTGGCTTACCTCCCGATATATTGTGATCTACGACCCGAACACTATTATCGGTCGAAGGTTAGCTGGTGCTCCGATCGAGGACCTAGTCTTTGGTTTTTCTTTGATACTAGCGATTATGTCGATGTGGGTGTACGTGGGAAGGCACATCAACCGTAAATAG